A genomic region of Bactrocera dorsalis isolate Fly_Bdor chromosome 3, ASM2337382v1, whole genome shotgun sequence contains the following coding sequences:
- the LOC105226909 gene encoding uncharacterized protein LOC105226909: MACIYRADKYSRVFRSLAFVSTLSVGICVYRVVCEFADIENNAVAAVLSRTAMEKEDFIEEVRKREFLWDKKKIPLGRQQQKITDELWQEVADACKITKSTAKIKWRSLRDQFLKELKKVPVYTSGDSYYIDEREKPKWTHFNSLIFLLNTHTPRKQVIDIRPESIIDIRSSDSVHSWDESKSQIEDTPPTLETSETTNTYNHFPTIRKVYTLDEELENANSCVTEWKHEPAEANACDEGRVQIEYEPPPFVAVAPQMVDPKYAKNKRGYTSSAEEYGESAAAQLHDELYNCPSKKAAIEPDKSIELRTAAESNEDNENLLFFRSLLPYMNRLDIVQQLRVRTRFQEILMAELDATRH; this comes from the exons atggCATGTATTTATAGAGCAGATAAGTATTCACGAGTGTTTCGTTCTCTCGCGTTCGTATCAACACTATCCGTTGGCATTTGCGTTTATCGCGTCGTCTGCGAGTTCGCTGACATCGAAAATAACGCAGTGGCCGCAGTATTGTCGCGCACAGCAATGGAGAAAGAAGATTTCATAGAGGAAGTACGCAAGCGAGAATTTTTATGGGATAAGAAAAAGATACCATTGGGAAGGCAGCAGCAAAAAATAACCGATGAACTCTGGCAAGAAGTGGCTGACGCTTGTAAAATAACGA AGTCCACAGCCAAGATTAAGTGGCGCAGTTTACGCGATCAATTCCTCAAGGAATTAAAGAAGGTGCCAGTCTACACCAGCGGCGATAGTTATTACATTGACGAGCGTGAAAAGCCGAAATGGACACATTTTAACAGTTTAATTTTCTTGCTTAACACCCACACGCCCCGCAAACAAGTTATTGATATTAGGCCCGAATCGATAATTGATATACGTTCGTCCGATTCGGTGCACAGCTGGGATGAGAGCAAAAGTCAAATCGAAGATACGCCACCCACATTAGAGACGTCTGAAACGACCAACACATACAATCACTTTCCCACCATACGGAAAGTTTATACGCTGGACGAGGAACTTGAGAATGCTAACTCGTGTGTAACCGAATGGAAACATGAGCCCGCGGAAGCGAATGCGTGCGATGAGGGTAGAGTACAAATAGAATATGAGCCACCACCTTTTGTTGCGGTCGCACCACAAATGGTAGATCCGAAATATGCGAAGAATAAGCGTGGCTACACAAGCAGCGCCGAGGAATACGGCGAGTCGGCGGCCGCACAACTGCACGATGAACTGTACAATTGTCCGAGTAAGAAAGCAGCAATTGAGCCGGACAAATCGATTGAGCTACGAACGGCTGCCGAGTCGAATGAGGATAATGAAAATTTACTGTTCTTTCGCTCACTTTTACCTTATATGAATCGCTTGGATATAGTGCAGCAGTTGCGGGTGCGTACGCGGTTTCAGGAGATTTTAATGGCGGAATTGGATGCTACCAGACACTAG